The following proteins come from a genomic window of Macrobrachium rosenbergii isolate ZJJX-2024 chromosome 37, ASM4041242v1, whole genome shotgun sequence:
- the LOC136825119 gene encoding uncharacterized protein has product MCRSLGNGPDGYNDGSLQARSHEHHHHDPYHRHPSPQDMGGPRGHGGPQAPDMYRDLPPLMPHAPHHHHHHHHHHPQHPHHLVRHSSNIDRHTLERHRASLESRGVLEPHQEVVSPRDPLGPLLLETRPQQQLQTGSSAPDMLRHHRSVPDMYATLQAEERAAEDQHTYGEGCRLRRQQSISKEGTTSTSGSAASEPTARPRSRPFGLQRQHSLGQELSRPFSKTLDFRYGRDLRSMQQDITRSQSNALDLARAGSLGGLAPIPADIRRSRSNAQEMCRGARAGSEGREIRHAHSTHEISISHSPRSRSPRSHQTLPDVYPEPPRASSGGSSGPSPPIPSGPPSEPPRGQSGGQSGVDFPRQHSSYCEVARAAQQQQQQQQQQQHGFCHMKVPPPASRVSQVAGNHTLQPFHHHHHHHTHHTANQLTTTTTTTTTHANNTTSRQPLRNGRLKVSLVLIILSLSLEY; this is encoded by the coding sequence ATGTGCCGTAGCCTGGGCAACGGCCCTGATGGGTATAACGACGGCAGCTTGCAGGCAAGGTCTCACGAGCACCATCACCACGACCCATATCATCGTCATCCATCTCCCCAGGATATGGGCGGTCCACGGGGCCACGGAGGGCCTCAGGCACCCGACATGTATCGCGACCTTCCGCCCTTGATGCCCCACGCGcctcaccatcatcaccaccaccaccatcatcatcctcaGCACCCCCACCATTTAGTTCGTCACAGCTCCAACATTGACCGACACACCCTGGAACGCCACCGTGCCAGTCTCGAGTCTCGGGGCGTCTTAGAGCCCCACCAGGAAGTGGTGAGCCCACGTGACCCCCTGGGGCCACTCTTGTTAGAGACCAGGCCCCAGCAGCAACTGCAGACTGGCAGCAGTGCCCCGGATATGCTGAGACATCACCGCTCTGTGCCGGACATGTACGCGACTCTGCAGGCGGAAGAGAGGGCAGCTGAGGACCAGCACACCTACGGAGAGGGATGCCGGTTGCGAAGGCAGCAGTCTATAAGCAAAGAGGGCACTACAAGCACTTCGGGAAGCGCTGCTTCCGAACCCACAGCCCGACCTCGCTCAAGGCCATTCGGCCTTCAACGACAGCACTCCTTAGGTCAGGAACTCTCACGGCCTTTCTCTAAAACACTGGACTTCCGTTACGGCCGGGACCTGAGAAGTATGCAGCAAGATATTACGAGGTCGCAGAGCAATGCCCTAGATTTAGCACGTGCTGGAAGCTTAGGTGGTCTGGCTCCCATCCCCGCTGATATCAGAAGGTCGCGAAGCAATGCCCAAGAAATGTGCAGGGGCGCAAGGGCTGGGAGCGAAGGCAGGGAAATAAGGCACGCCCATTCCACCCACGAAATATCCATATCCCACTCTCCACGATCGAGGTCGCCAAGGTCTCACCAAACTCTCCCCGACGTCTATCCAGAGCCCCCAAGGGCATCCTCCGGGGGTTCCAGTGGgccctctcctcctatacccagTGGGCCACCCTCAGAACCACCTCGAGGTCAAAGTGGGGGCCAGAGTGGGGTCGACTTTCCCCGACAGCACTCCTCCTACTGCGAGGTTGCCCGAGCCgcacagcaacagcagcagcagcaacagcagcagcagcacggcTTTTGCCACATGAAGGTTCCTCCTCCAGCTTCAAGGGTGAGTCAGGTAGCAGGCAACCACACCCTCCAACCgttccatcaccaccaccaccaccacacccaCCACACTGCCAACCAGCTCACTACTACAACCACCACTACCACAACCCACGCTAACAACACCACCTCCAGGCAGCCACTTCGCAACGGTCGACTAAAAGTCAGTTTGGTTCTTATTATCCTTAGTTTGTCGTTGGAGTATTAG